One genomic region from Bos indicus isolate NIAB-ARS_2022 breed Sahiwal x Tharparkar chromosome 17, NIAB-ARS_B.indTharparkar_mat_pri_1.0, whole genome shotgun sequence encodes:
- the LOC109576742 gene encoding LOW QUALITY PROTEIN: regulator of nonsense transcripts 3B (The sequence of the model RefSeq protein was modified relative to this genomic sequence to represent the inferred CDS: inserted 8 bases in 6 codons; deleted 1 base in 1 codon; substituted 3 bases at 3 genomic stop codons) produces the protein SCSHERDKEHKPKEKRVTLLTRPGGNSEITAHFDQEQLQEHRQPMPEHDYFEFFCNDTGLYPHVYARAYINFKNQEDIILFRDCFDGYVFLDNKGQEYPGIVEFAPFXKAAKNKTKKKDTKVGTTNDPEXRKFLESYAADNEKMTSTPXLLEEIEAKNRELIAKKTTPLLSFLKNKQKMREEKGEERRRXEMERKRQREEERRKWKEKXKQKDIEKXKEDRVPERDRLKDEPKIKLLKKPEKGNEKELDKREKLKKSDKXNLSDERASGQSCTLRKRSEGEFKDGKPERPEDEXGREYREKQRDYKRDQERILQEREWLKRREEEHRRQKEREEKXKEKEALPDKGKKPESTEPVGSSEKTEKREVVKGAHIRNKECPAMQLYQPGARSQNRLCPPDDSTKSGESAIGKKQESGVSHRKEGSEER, from the exons AGCTGTAGCCATGAAAGAGACAAGGAACATAAGCCTAAGGAGAAGCGAGTAACCCTCTTGACTCGCCCAGGTGGTAATTCAGAGATTACCGCCCACTTTGACCAAGAGCAGCTTCAGGAACATCGTCAGCCTATGCCTGAGCATgactattttgagtttttttgtaaTGATACTGGTCTGTATCCTCATGTGTATGCAAGAGCATACATCAACTTTAAAAACCAAGAGGACATTATTTTGTTCAGGGATTGTTTTGATGGTTATGTATTCCTTGACAATAAAGGTCAGGAATATCCTGGCATCGTAGAATTTGCACCTT AAAAAGCTGCAAAAAATAAGACTAAGAAAAAAGATACTAAAGTTGGGACTACCAATGATccagaataaagaaaatttttggaGAGCTATGCTGCAGATAATGAGAAAATGACATCTACTCC TCTACTagaggaaatagaagcaaaaaataGAGAACTAATAGCCAAAAAGACAACTCCACTTTTGAGCTTCCTGAAAAACAAGCAGaagatgagagaagaaaagggagaagaaaggagacggtgagaaatggaaagaaaaaggcaaagagaagaagagaggaggaagtggaaagagaaataaaaacagaaagatatagAAA CCAAAGAAGATAGAGTTCCAGAAAGGGACAGATTAAAGGATGAACCAAAGATTAAGCTGCTCAAGaagccagaaaaaggaaatgaaaaagaactggACAAAAGAGAAAAGCTCAAGAAATCGGACAA GAATCTGAGTGATGAAAGAGCCAGTGGGCAGAGTTGTACATTGCGCAAGCGTTCTGAGGGTGAATTTAAAGATGGAAAGCCTGAGAGACCTGAAGATG GTGGCAGAGAATACAGGGAGAAGCAGCGGGATTACAAACGAGACCAAGAGCGCATCCTGCAGGAGAGAGAGTGGCTGAAGCGGCGGGAAGAAGAGCACCGCAGGCAGAAGGAGCgcgaagaga ggaaggagaaagaagcacTTCCGGATAAAGGAAAGAAGCCTGAAAGTACAGAGCCAGTAGGCAGCtcagaa aagactgaaaagagaGAAGTGGTTAAGGGAGCTCACATAAGAAACAAGGAGTGCCCGGCGATGCAGCTTTACCAGCCAGGAGCTCGAAGCCAAAATCGACTCTGTCCCCCTGATGACAGCACCAAGTCTGGAGAGTCAGCCATAGGAAAAAAGCAGGAAAGTGGTGTTagccatagaaaagaaggaaGCGAGGAGAGATAG